The sequence AGACTAACAAGTCGGAATTTGGTGCTTTCTTTGTGGAAGTCATTCAGGGTACAGGCGGTTATGTAGTGCCTCCGAAGGGTTATTTCGAAAGGCTCGCCAAGATTTGCAAAGAGCATGGCATCATGATCGTCGACGATGAAATTCAGATGGGCTTCTTCCGCACCGGTAAGCTCTGGGCTTCTGAAAACTTCAACATCACTCCCGACATCATGGTCTTCGGAAAGGCTCTCACCAACGGGCTTAACCCACTTTCGGGAATCTGGGCGAAAGAGGAATATATCAGTCCTGATAAATTCGGTCCTGGTTCGACGCACTCGACATTCTCTTCGAACAGTCTCGGAACCGCTTGCGGTCTCGAAGTCATGAAGATCTTCGAAGAAGGCGATTACGAAAGAACGGTCAACGAAAAGGGTGCTTACTTCCTGAAGCTTCTTAAGGACTTGCAGAAAAAGCATCCTGAAATCGGCGACGTTGATGGAATGGGCTTGGCGCTCAGAATGGAAATGTGCCAGGGGCACGACAGTTACACGCCGAACCGCGAACTGGCTGACAAAATGTTCCAGCGCGGTTTGATGGGCAACCTCGTATTGAATGGAAAGAAAATGGGACTGGTGCTCGATATTGGTGGTTACTACAAAAACGTAGTCACCCTGGCACCATCGTTGGAGATCACTTATCCAGAAATGGATCTCGCGCACGACTTGCTTGATTTACTTATCACTGAATGTAAGAAAGGCTAATCATGAGTTCTTCAATTGACGTTTATTGCGATTTCGATGGCACTATCACCAGGGGTGATACCATTGACGTGCTGTTGGAAGAGTTGGCAGATCCCGCCTGGCATGCAATTGAAGAGCGCTGGGTGCGTGGCGAAATCGGCTCACGCGAATGTATGGCATTGCAAGTGCCGCTGATTCGTGGTGGCTGGGATGGTGTCGTCAAAGTTTTGGATAAAGTCAAAATTGATCCGACGTTTCCGAAATTCGCCAACTGGTGCCGTCAAAATGGCGTTGCCTTGAGGATTGTCAGCGACGGCATCGACCGCGTCATTCATCATATTTTGAAGCGCGAAAACATTCACGTTGATAATGTCTGGGCTAACCACCTCGTCGAAGACGAAGATAAGAACTTGCAGCTGACATTCCCTCATGCTCCACAGGTGCTTGGTTGCGGGTCTGGTCTGTGCAAGTGCCGCATTCTCGAGAATGGTTCGAGCCGTCCGCTCAAAGTTGTAATCGGCGACGGAAGAAGTGATTTCTGCTGGTCAGCTGAAGCCGACCTCGTCTTCGCTAAAACCAAGTTGCTCAGCCATTGCAAGCAAAACAACATCGCCTGCGTCGCTTATGAAGACTTCTATCTGATCAGAAACGTTCTGGAAGAGAAGCTTGCAGAAGCTGGCGTTGCCGTTCCGAACCTCAAGCCGGTCATCTCTTATTCTTAAGCTGATCCAGCTTCTGTATGGATTCACCGCCGCTTAAGGCAAATCACCAACGGACCCGATTTCCATGCGTATCTGCGCTCGTTAGAGTTCGTTAGCTTCGCGCCAGGTTGGTTGGATTATTTGCCCGGCAGGTTTTGAGCGCTGGTTTCAAGTGAACCCATAGGCGCGGCTGCATGCAGACCGGCTTCCTGACCACTCGGAGTGGCTGCGAGAGCCTCAGGTACTTGCTGTGAACCAGCGGCGACTTGCTGAGTTGCTTCTGTTGCATGTGGAGTATTTGCGGCTACTTTGGTGTGGTCTGCGGCGCCGTGGTGTGGTGCGTGATGAGCTGGTGCTTGAGCGACGTGTTGTGTGTGTGGCGCGGAGTGGTGGGCTACGTGTGAAGTGGCGTGTGATGCGGAATTGTGAGCAACATGAGAGGCTGCGTGCGACGGATCCGCGCTGGCGAGTTGGGCATGATTGCCACCGCCGCTCATATCAAGATGCTGTCCGGGATGTATGAGGCTTGGATTGGAGCCGATTACTTCGGTGTTGTTGTGATACAGCTCGCCCCAGTGCTGGCCGCCGCCGAGATGAGATTTGGAGATATCCCAGAGGTTGTCGCCAGGTTGAACTGTGTAGTTGGAAGCGAGTTCTTGTCCGCCACCACCGGGCAACTGCAGTTCAGTGCCTGGGTGAATCAAAGTAGGATCGCCGCCAATAATGTCATGGTTGAGCTGGTAGATTTCTTGCCACTTCAAGCCATCACCTAAGTGATGTTGGGCAATATCCCAGAGATTGTCGCCCGGTTTGACGGTGTAGGTCGTTGTTGCTTCAGCGCCCTGTTCTGGTGCAGCTTGAGTTGTATCTGCTACCTGGTCCCCAGCGGGTTGCGCGGCATCTGGAGCTTGCGGATCTGAGGTGACTTGATCTACTACATGTTCGACGCGTGTGTGTGGATGACCGAGCAATGTTCCGCGGTCGGCTGCGGCATCAGCTGCTGGTTGTGGTGCGGCGGCGTGTTGTTCAATTGGTGCTGCGTGTTCCGGTAAATGGTTGACTACCGTGTCTTTCGCCATGTTGCCGCCAACCGGGTGGTGTGGCGCGATCTGGTGAGTGAGCGGATGAATGACGGTCGGCTGTGGTGTCACATTTGATGGCACCTGGATGGCGCTATTTTGCATAGCGTTGAATCCACCCATTGTTGGACGGAATATAGCCTGGCCGTTATCCATGGCAAGATATTGCGGCGTGACAATGCCGTCGCGCACATGAGAAGTTGCAGACTCAAGGCCAGCCGGCGCTTGTTCATATTGGGCGCCGCCGTCTGAATATCCCGACGTGTTGAGGGCGCTGCTGGTGCTGTCACCAAATTCGGATGAGTGGAACTTGAGTTCGCCGCCATTGAAAGCTGTGGAACCATCTTTGGGCAGCAGATCGGCAAATCCGCCACCGCCATCGTCCATAGTGAAGATGGGTGCGTCGTCAGGGATAAGAGAAATGTCGATGCCCAGGTGCTCTCCCGCGCTGTGCAACGCGCTGGCTGCTCCTTCCAGATGAGCCGTGAGGAATGACGCATCTAATCCGCCGATCAAGTCTTGAACCGGCGCGAAGAATGACGATAAAGCTTCGAAGAATGAACTGATTAAGCCGATGTGCCCCGGCATTTTCATAATCATCTGAATGATTGGAGAAATAGCCTGGTTTCCAACCTGTTGAGCCGCCGCCATAGCGTGCTGCTCTCCGCCGGGTACCACGGCTTGCAGAGAAGCCGCTTCAGTGCCGGTACCGAAGCCAACGTGGGGCAGATGCATCTCACCACCACTGGGTTGAACCCACTGGTGCGCCGCTTTCACATCGATAGTGGAGGTCAGCTGTGTCTGCACATGCTGCGCCACGTCGCCTATTTGGCGAGGTGTGTCAGATGTTTGGAGGGCGTCGCCCACTACATTTGGCGATGAACGCATATTTTGAGATCACACTGCCGTAGTAAGAAGGAGCAAGAGATTTCATATTATTAATGTAGGTCAAGGACGATGTCAAGTTAAACCCAGCCGTCCAATTGGTCACAGGTGACGCTTAACCGGCAATCCAAGCTCGTTCCACTCATTCATGCCGCCCGTTAATATTTTGACGTTTTTGAAACCGGCTTCGGAGAGAATCTTGGCTGCTGTCTTGGCTCTTCCGCCCATTTTGCAGATAGAGATGATTTCGCTTGCCTTCAGGTGCTCGATTTCGCTGTGACGCTCGCTAATGCTGCCGACAGGAATGTGAATGATGCCGGGCAAATGACCCAGCACATCGGTCAGTTCTCTTTGTTCGCGTACATCGAGGAGCACGGGATTGCGACCGGTATCGATCATCTCCTTGAGCTCGTGCGAGTGTATGTAAGGCACGTCGGCCGAGCAGGCGCCGGCTGACAGAGTGCCCTGTACTTCACAGGCAGAGATGCCTTCGGGAATTTTGACGGCGTTGGCGTCGCGCGTACAGGCGCAGTTGGCTTTCAGCACTTCCTTCATCCATTCGGCCGGTCCAAGCTTAAGCTCTTCGACGAATTTCACATATTCGCTCTGCGTGCGGGGTTTGAGAAATGGGTTTCGCGTCTTCTGCTCAGCCAGGGAGGAAGGGCGGCGGTTTCGATATTCATGACCGGGATAAACGACCAGCTGTTCTGGCAATTCCATAATGTGCTGCAAGCTTTCCCAGTGCTCTCCAGGGTCGCCACCCGGCAGGTCGGCTCGACCGGCTCCGCCGTCGTCCAGGAACAGCGCGTCGCCTGTGATGATGCGGTCAGGAAAAACGAGACAGAATGAGTCGCGGGTGTGCCCTGGTGTGTAGAGGACTTTGACCGTCGTGCCGTTGAGTTTGAGTTCGCTGTCGGGATTGAGGCGATCAGTGATTTCGCGCGGCTGCCCCAACTGGTGCATGACATAAGCGCAATTGGTCAGGTCTTTTAGCTTGGCGCCTGCTGAGAGGTGGTCTGCATGCGTGTGTGTGTCGATTACTTTGGTCAGTTTTAATTTCTTCTCGTCCAGCATCTTTATGTATTTGTCGACCGAACACAGCACCGGGTCAACGAGCCACGCTTCGCCTGTTTTGGGTGAAGCCACCAGATATGTTTGACAGCCGCCTGAATTCAGTTGTTCGAAGATCAAATCCATTTTTTGCTCCACGCTTGTGAATTGATGCCACCTCTTAAGTGGCAGTGCCTCGGGATTGTGGATACCTCATGACGTCCTAATCCACCCCTGAATACACTAGCCGAAGTTCAGTGAAATTACTATGCACTCTACAAGAACAAGCCCCTACTGCCGCTTTTGCAGAGCCGGTAACCTGAGAGAATCCATCCTTCTATCTATGGACAAACTAATATGCCTAAGAAAGATTTCCGGCAAATGCCACAGCGCGTCGCTTACAGCAGTGGGAGAGAGCCCGCCACTGCTGCCATGCTTTCAGTGATTCCTGGGCTCGGTCAGTTCTACAACGGTCAAAGTGTGAAAGGTTTCTTGTTCATGGACGTTGCAGCCGTGAACGCTTTGCTTTTATTGATTGTTTTATTTGCTGAGCCGTTGGCTACAGGTCTGCGCAATCTGTTGACTGGAAATCACATGCGCCCGAATGATGGGATTTTGCAAGCCCTGGCGAGCGCGCATTTAGGTACGCCTTTCTCGATTGTGCTCGTTTCGATGATTTTGCTCTTCGTAGGTTTTGCTGTTCGCGATGCATATGATTATGCCCGCGGCGAAAAGCTGAAACCGATTTACGCTGATTCGGCCTTGCATCTTTCTGAGGCAGCGAGCGGCTCTTACTTGTTTCACTTTGCGGCGATGATTTCTTGCGCGGTTTTTGCGCTTTTCTTCTTGATACCAAAGCCAGAGGTGCAGCAAGTTACTGAAATTGAGTTCACAGATCCTCTGCCAAAAGATATTGAGCCAGTGCATGCAAAGAAGTTTTCCAGCGAATCATCGTCTGCCAGGCATCGCGAGACGAAGGCTGAAAAGCCGACTCCGCCGAACAGCACAGCCAGCAGCGCACACTCTCAGGCTGCGCAGAGGCAAGTACAAAATGCTCCAAAGGAGATTCGTCCGGCAAAGCCTGAATTGAAAGAATCACCGGTAAAGCAACCTTCGAAGGAAGCGCCGCCGAAGCAGATCGTGAAAGAAGCGCCCAAGCAGATTGTGAAAGAAGCGCCCAAGCAGATTGTGAAAGAAGCGCCGGCAAAAGGCGAACCTGCACCAGTCGTGAAGCCTATCCCCATCGTCAAACCGGTGGCTGCGCCACCAAAGGTGAATCCAGTTCCGGTACCTTTGCCACAATCGGTGGCACCAAAAGCGGTGACACCGAATTCTGCTGTTGCTCCTGCGCCAATTCATACGAAGGCACCTGCGACTGCGTCAGCGCCGCCTCTGCCATTCTTGGCTATGGCGCCACAGTCACTCGCTACGATTGGGCCCGCTCCCATGGCATTGAATCGACCGCAGACTTCGACTGCAGTTGGCACACCGATGCCTGCTGAGGCAAAACGAAGAAGTTCGTCGAGCGCCGCAGGAAACGGACCTCCGGCGCCTGTAAATTCGATTTCCAGTAGCACTGATTCCGGGACGCCCACACCTGTGCCGGGTGCGCACACAAGTACACCCGGGCATTCGCCTAACGCCGATTCGGGAGCCAGACCAACAAAAATTGCTGCGGTAGCACCGATTGGTGGTGGCAGTGTGGTGCCTGCAGTTGGTCCCGCTAAAACTGGACCCGTTGGTCCTGGTCCCGCTGGGCCGAGCAGTCAACCGCGCATAGATTCTCAAGGACTGAATCCCGCCGCTGGACACGGACAGGGTCTCGACAATGTCGGAAAAAGCCCTGAATTTGGACCATACATGGCAGAACTTCAGCGCCGCATCAAGCGAAATTGGCAACCGCCAAAAGATCGAGATTCCCGGCAAGTTGTTGTTGAGTTCACGATTTTCAAGAGCGGAGAATTGGGCGCTGTGCGGCTGGCGCGGTCATCTGGTTTGAGTGCGAATGACCAGGCTGCCATCAGTGCAATTCGTGCAGCGGCACCATTCATGCCACTACCAAAATATTCTGAAGACTCGGTAGACATCCAATTCACTTTTGACTATCGAGTTTTTGCAGGTCATGCGAGTTTCTGATCGCTCTGAAATTCACGTGGTGTCAAGCCCTCGAAAAAAGGGAGGCTGTGCTCTGAAGTTCCCATAAAATCAGTCTCTTGATAAAGTCAGGCTGATATCCTCTTCACACAATTCGAGCAAGCGTCAGTTATTCTCTACAGAATAATTTGACGTTTGCTCTTTGTTACTGCAAACTGTACGTGGTACTACTGCTGGTGACGACTCGATATCCACTGTATATCGACCCTGTTAGAAAGGTGGCATCTATGGCTGTTATTACATCTGCCCGAGTCAGTGCAGCACTCGGAGTTGTTCAAGCGCGCGGAAGTAACAGAGCAAACGTTGGGCTCGACAAAGGGATG is a genomic window of Candidatus Melainabacteria bacterium containing:
- a CDS encoding aminotransferase class III-fold pyridoxal phosphate-dependent enzyme, which produces MTGEAGSGSSSSKAATLTPVDEAVVRKQEDELLALEAEVCSHGDTVHYAKRPQFFETCDGSYLYDGAATPYLDLQMWYSAVNLGYANPRVNDALKNQIDKLPQLACQYLHKEKVHLADIIVKGIKRNFGEKGRVHFNVGGAQAVEDALKLVRKTTGKSRMYAFEGGYHGRTLAASAITSSYRYRENYGEFGDRAEFIPFPYCFRCPYGKQKETCGMYCVEQFERKFEHEYTGAHNPKTNKSEFGAFFVEVIQGTGGYVVPPKGYFERLAKICKEHGIMIVDDEIQMGFFRTGKLWASENFNITPDIMVFGKALTNGLNPLSGIWAKEEYISPDKFGPGSTHSTFSSNSLGTACGLEVMKIFEEGDYERTVNEKGAYFLKLLKDLQKKHPEIGDVDGMGLALRMEMCQGHDSYTPNRELADKMFQRGLMGNLVLNGKKMGLVLDIGGYYKNVVTLAPSLEITYPEMDLAHDLLDLLITECKKG
- a CDS encoding LysM domain-containing protein, translated to MRSSPNVVGDALQTSDTPRQIGDVAQHVQTQLTSTIDVKAAHQWVQPSGGEMHLPHVGFGTGTEAASLQAVVPGGEQHAMAAAQQVGNQAISPIIQMIMKMPGHIGLISSFFEALSSFFAPVQDLIGGLDASFLTAHLEGAASALHSAGEHLGIDISLIPDDAPIFTMDDGGGGFADLLPKDGSTAFNGGELKFHSSEFGDSTSSALNTSGYSDGGAQYEQAPAGLESATSHVRDGIVTPQYLAMDNGQAIFRPTMGGFNAMQNSAIQVPSNVTPQPTVIHPLTHQIAPHHPVGGNMAKDTVVNHLPEHAAPIEQHAAAPQPAADAAADRGTLLGHPHTRVEHVVDQVTSDPQAPDAAQPAGDQVADTTQAAPEQGAEATTTYTVKPGDNLWDIAQHHLGDGLKWQEIYQLNHDIIGGDPTLIHPGTELQLPGGGGQELASNYTVQPGDNLWDISKSHLGGGQHWGELYHNNTEVIGSNPSLIHPGQHLDMSGGGNHAQLASADPSHAASHVAHNSASHATSHVAHHSAPHTQHVAQAPAHHAPHHGAADHTKVAANTPHATEATQQVAAGSQQVPEALAATPSGQEAGLHAAAPMGSLETSAQNLPGK
- a CDS encoding MBL fold metallo-hydrolase; translated protein: MDLIFEQLNSGGCQTYLVASPKTGEAWLVDPVLCSVDKYIKMLDEKKLKLTKVIDTHTHADHLSAGAKLKDLTNCAYVMHQLGQPREITDRLNPDSELKLNGTTVKVLYTPGHTRDSFCLVFPDRIITGDALFLDDGGAGRADLPGGDPGEHWESLQHIMELPEQLVVYPGHEYRNRRPSSLAEQKTRNPFLKPRTQSEYVKFVEELKLGPAEWMKEVLKANCACTRDANAVKIPEGISACEVQGTLSAGACSADVPYIHSHELKEMIDTGRNPVLLDVREQRELTDVLGHLPGIIHIPVGSISERHSEIEHLKASEIISICKMGGRAKTAAKILSEAGFKNVKILTGGMNEWNELGLPVKRHL
- a CDS encoding TonB family protein produces the protein MPKKDFRQMPQRVAYSSGREPATAAMLSVIPGLGQFYNGQSVKGFLFMDVAAVNALLLLIVLFAEPLATGLRNLLTGNHMRPNDGILQALASAHLGTPFSIVLVSMILLFVGFAVRDAYDYARGEKLKPIYADSALHLSEAASGSYLFHFAAMISCAVFALFFLIPKPEVQQVTEIEFTDPLPKDIEPVHAKKFSSESSSARHRETKAEKPTPPNSTASSAHSQAAQRQVQNAPKEIRPAKPELKESPVKQPSKEAPPKQIVKEAPKQIVKEAPKQIVKEAPAKGEPAPVVKPIPIVKPVAAPPKVNPVPVPLPQSVAPKAVTPNSAVAPAPIHTKAPATASAPPLPFLAMAPQSLATIGPAPMALNRPQTSTAVGTPMPAEAKRRSSSSAAGNGPPAPVNSISSSTDSGTPTPVPGAHTSTPGHSPNADSGARPTKIAAVAPIGGGSVVPAVGPAKTGPVGPGPAGPSSQPRIDSQGLNPAAGHGQGLDNVGKSPEFGPYMAELQRRIKRNWQPPKDRDSRQVVVEFTIFKSGELGAVRLARSSGLSANDQAAISAIRAAAPFMPLPKYSEDSVDIQFTFDYRVFAGHASF